One stretch of Niallia sp. XMNu-256 DNA includes these proteins:
- a CDS encoding acyl-CoA dehydrogenase family protein: MAKVAQAESVFLEKARELVPKLWERAPETEKIRRIPEATMKELKEAGLISMLRPKQYGGYETNMRTYTDVIVEISKGCASTGWILALCSIRELMVAESFSEKAHQEIFGSGEDVVFAGVYEPRKCIARKVNGGYLIEEGYWGFCSGSLHASWGYFGMAIVDEEGKLVDQALMTVPFDEMEILDDWHTLGLRGTGSNSVKMHNVFIPDHRVVSFDEALNGNFQSTHLRDIPLYNTALFPALILSLGLPGLGVVKAALSFFQEFLPNKRAAHIGVEYLKDSPSLHVQLAEAALKIDSAEMHYYRVADELDKWAESGEYMDRPARVKALGDIGFANQLCKEALDILMLASGSGFAYDGHPLQRIFRDFWTLYSHRSLSPSITKENYGRILSGLQSNAMRY, from the coding sequence ATGGCTAAAGTGGCTCAAGCAGAATCTGTATTTCTAGAAAAAGCCCGCGAGCTAGTCCCGAAATTATGGGAACGCGCACCAGAAACAGAAAAAATCCGCCGAATACCTGAGGCAACCATGAAGGAATTAAAAGAAGCAGGGTTGATTTCAATGCTTCGCCCCAAACAGTATGGTGGTTATGAAACAAATATGAGAACGTATACAGACGTTATTGTCGAGATTTCCAAGGGCTGTGCTTCTACCGGATGGATCTTGGCACTATGCAGTATCCGCGAATTAATGGTAGCTGAGTCATTTTCTGAAAAAGCCCATCAAGAAATTTTTGGCAGTGGAGAAGATGTTGTATTTGCTGGTGTATATGAGCCGAGAAAGTGTATTGCTCGGAAGGTGAATGGCGGCTATTTAATAGAAGAAGGATATTGGGGATTTTGTTCAGGTTCCTTACATGCCAGTTGGGGATATTTTGGGATGGCGATTGTGGATGAAGAAGGAAAACTTGTCGACCAGGCCTTAATGACCGTGCCGTTTGACGAGATGGAAATTCTCGACGATTGGCACACATTGGGACTACGAGGAACGGGTAGTAACAGTGTGAAAATGCATAATGTGTTTATCCCAGATCACCGGGTTGTATCATTTGATGAAGCTTTAAATGGAAACTTTCAATCCACTCATTTGCGCGATATTCCATTATACAATACGGCTCTTTTCCCAGCACTGATTTTATCGTTAGGTTTACCAGGTTTAGGAGTTGTAAAAGCGGCATTGTCGTTCTTTCAAGAGTTTCTTCCGAACAAAAGAGCCGCTCATATTGGGGTTGAGTATTTAAAGGATTCTCCAAGTTTACATGTACAACTCGCTGAAGCTGCTTTAAAGATTGATTCAGCCGAAATGCACTACTATCGAGTTGCTGATGAGCTTGACAAGTGGGCAGAAAGCGGCGAATACATGGATCGTCCTGCACGAGTTAAAGCTTTAGGGGATATTGGCTTTGCCAATCAACTGTGTAAAGAAGCGCTTGACATATTAATGCTTGCTAGTGGTTCAGGGTTCGCTTATGACGGCCATCCGCTTCAAAGAATATTCCGAGATTTTTGGACACTTTATTCTCACCGTTCACTATCACCATCAATTACGAAAGAAAATTACGGCAGAATTTTATCCGGTTTGCAATCAAATGCAATGAGGTATTAA